The following coding sequences are from one Prosthecobacter sp. window:
- the trmD gene encoding tRNA (guanosine(37)-N1)-methyltransferase TrmD — protein sequence MQIDVVTLFPELVSVPMRLSMMGRAQEKGILDLRVHDLREQGLGKHRHVDDTPYGGGQGMVIRPEPVFETLDRLDTPEARVIYLSPAGKRFDQATARRLSAEPHLIFLSGHYEGIDHRIIEHWVDEEISLGDYVLTNGAIAAVVVMDAIVRLLPGVLGDEMSAVEESFGASGLLEAPQYTKPAEYRGMKVPDMLLSGNHAKIAEWRAQQALERTRTNRPDLL from the coding sequence ATGCAAATTGATGTGGTCACGCTGTTTCCAGAGCTCGTCTCGGTCCCGATGAGATTGAGCATGATGGGACGTGCGCAGGAGAAGGGGATTCTGGATCTGCGGGTGCATGATCTGCGCGAGCAGGGTCTGGGGAAGCACCGTCACGTGGACGACACACCGTATGGCGGCGGACAGGGAATGGTGATTCGTCCTGAGCCGGTGTTTGAAACGCTGGACCGGCTCGACACGCCAGAGGCACGGGTGATTTACCTCTCACCGGCCGGGAAGCGCTTCGATCAAGCCACGGCAAGACGACTCTCCGCAGAACCGCATTTGATCTTCCTCTCCGGTCATTACGAGGGCATCGACCACCGCATCATCGAGCACTGGGTGGATGAGGAGATCAGCCTCGGCGATTACGTGCTGACGAACGGTGCCATTGCTGCCGTGGTGGTCATGGATGCCATCGTGCGGCTGCTGCCCGGTGTGTTGGGGGATGAGATGAGCGCGGTGGAGGAAAGCTTCGGTGCCAGCGGTCTGCTGGAGGCGCCGCAATACACGAAACCGGCAGAATATCGCGGCATGAAAGTGCCGGACATGCTGCTCAGCGGGAATCACGCCAAAATAGCCGAATGGCGGGCGCAGCAAGCGCTCGAACGCACGCGGACCAACCGGCCGGATTTGCTGTGA
- the sucC gene encoding ADP-forming succinate--CoA ligase subunit beta — MNIHEYQAKQLFEKFGVASPKGIVASTAEEAGAAAREIGGTGLVVKAQVHAGGRGKGTFKNGFKGGVHLVNTPEEAQDIAGKMLGQTLVTHQTGPEGKLVSKVLIAKSVDITKEYYFAILFDRGTSSHAIIASTEGGMNIEEVAEKTPEKISKEFVHPTLGLQAYQCRKIAASLGLRGALMNQAVKLFTALWNLYLKADCSLVEINPLAITTDNQVVALDAKFNFDDNALYRQKEVTAMRDTTEEDPREVAASEFGLNYIGLDGNIACLVNGAGLAMSTMDIIKFHGGEPANFLDVGGGATKEQVTAAFKIILGDPKVEGILVNIFGGIMDCNIIATGIIAAAQETHLNIPLVVRLEGNNVEAGKATLASSGLKITSASDLTDAAKKIVAAVNA, encoded by the coding sequence ATGAACATCCACGAGTATCAAGCCAAGCAACTGTTTGAAAAATTCGGCGTCGCCAGCCCCAAAGGCATCGTCGCCAGCACGGCGGAGGAAGCAGGAGCCGCAGCTCGCGAGATCGGTGGCACAGGACTGGTGGTCAAAGCCCAGGTGCATGCCGGCGGTCGCGGCAAAGGCACGTTCAAGAACGGCTTCAAAGGCGGCGTGCATCTCGTGAACACGCCCGAAGAAGCGCAGGACATCGCCGGCAAGATGCTTGGCCAGACGCTCGTCACCCATCAGACCGGCCCGGAAGGCAAGCTTGTGAGCAAGGTGCTCATCGCGAAGTCGGTGGACATCACGAAGGAATACTACTTCGCCATCCTGTTTGATCGCGGCACCAGCAGCCACGCCATCATCGCCTCCACCGAAGGCGGCATGAACATTGAAGAAGTCGCTGAGAAGACTCCGGAGAAGATCAGCAAGGAGTTCGTTCACCCGACCCTCGGCTTGCAGGCCTACCAGTGCCGCAAGATCGCCGCGTCACTCGGTTTGCGCGGTGCGCTGATGAACCAGGCCGTGAAGCTCTTCACCGCGCTGTGGAATCTCTACCTGAAGGCCGACTGCTCCCTCGTGGAGATCAATCCGCTCGCCATCACGACCGACAATCAGGTCGTGGCCCTCGATGCGAAATTCAACTTCGACGACAATGCGCTTTACCGTCAGAAGGAAGTCACCGCCATGCGTGACACCACCGAAGAAGACCCGCGCGAGGTCGCCGCAAGCGAGTTTGGCCTCAACTACATCGGCCTCGACGGCAACATCGCCTGTCTCGTCAACGGTGCTGGCCTCGCGATGAGCACGATGGACATCATCAAGTTCCACGGCGGCGAACCCGCCAACTTCCTCGACGTCGGCGGCGGCGCGACGAAGGAACAGGTCACCGCGGCCTTCAAAATCATCCTCGGCGATCCCAAGGTCGAAGGCATTCTCGTCAACATCTTCGGCGGCATCATGGACTGCAACATCATCGCCACCGGCATCATTGCCGCCGCACAAGAGACGCATTTGAATATCCCGCTCGTCGTCCGCCTCGAAGGCAACAACGTCGAAGCCGGTAAAGCCACGCTCGCCTCCAGCGGCCTCAAAATCACCAGCGCCAGCGATTTGACCGACGCCGCGAAGAAGATCGTGGCTGCGGTGAACGCATGA
- a CDS encoding pentapeptide repeat-containing protein yields the protein MASITTEELLAHTQWLESGGKNGRKIDETGMNLAGATLNDLNLAKGQFVGTTFTKANLAGTNLSGGDFSGANLDNANLSGADLSGADLGGVSLRHANLSHANVRGADLSGANLEGADLTNSDFTDADLIAANLTGAIQTGMRRSGAKLADTRGLIG from the coding sequence ATGGCCAGCATCACCACCGAAGAACTCCTCGCTCATACCCAATGGCTTGAAAGCGGGGGCAAGAATGGACGCAAGATCGATGAGACCGGCATGAACCTCGCCGGTGCCACTCTCAATGATCTCAATCTCGCCAAAGGGCAGTTTGTCGGCACCACTTTCACCAAGGCGAACCTCGCGGGCACCAATCTGTCCGGTGGTGATTTCAGCGGGGCCAATCTCGACAACGCCAACCTCAGCGGAGCTGACCTGAGCGGTGCTGATCTCGGCGGTGTGTCGCTGCGCCATGCCAATCTCAGCCATGCCAACGTGCGTGGCGCGGATCTCTCCGGCGCGAACCTGGAAGGCGCTGATTTGACGAACTCCGACTTCACCGATGCCGATCTCATCGCCGCAAATCTGACCGGAGCCATCCAGACGGGCATGCGCCGCTCCGGTGCCAAGCTGGCGGACACACGCGGACTGATAGGGTGA
- a CDS encoding amidohydrolase family protein: MTSRRTFLTTGISALAARSFAQTEAAAVPVIDIHQHMNYHLRTDEHLVLHQKAMGVTKTIILPAGTMVNRPSTHEGRSNGLAAKCVGTAWARDFAQARPDAYLWACNEVTDLNSAPAEIEMWLKQGACMIAEQKFKVECDSAESQKLYELAAAYKVPILLHFQHQTYNLGYERFHTMLAKFPNTNFIGHAQAFWGNIDKNHDQKVNYPKGKITPGGLTDRYLADYPNMFADMSAGSGLLALTRDEEHTTAFFQRHQDKVLYGSDCADHLGRGPGCQGAATLAAIRKLAPSKAVERKILFENSKKLFRLA; encoded by the coding sequence ATGACTTCACGCCGCACTTTTTTGACCACCGGTATCAGCGCTCTCGCAGCGCGCAGTTTTGCTCAAACGGAAGCCGCCGCCGTGCCGGTCATCGACATCCACCAGCACATGAACTACCACCTGCGCACGGATGAGCATCTGGTGCTGCATCAGAAGGCGATGGGCGTGACGAAAACGATCATCCTGCCCGCCGGAACCATGGTGAACCGGCCCTCGACGCATGAAGGCCGCTCCAACGGCCTCGCTGCAAAGTGTGTCGGAACCGCGTGGGCACGCGACTTCGCCCAGGCGCGTCCCGATGCTTATCTTTGGGCCTGCAACGAGGTGACAGATCTCAATTCCGCCCCGGCTGAGATCGAGATGTGGCTCAAGCAAGGTGCCTGCATGATCGCCGAGCAAAAGTTCAAGGTGGAGTGTGATTCAGCCGAGAGCCAGAAGCTCTACGAACTCGCCGCCGCCTACAAGGTGCCCATCCTCTTGCACTTCCAGCATCAGACCTACAACCTCGGCTACGAGCGCTTTCACACAATGCTGGCGAAGTTCCCCAACACGAACTTCATCGGCCATGCCCAGGCGTTTTGGGGAAATATCGACAAGAATCATGATCAGAAGGTGAACTACCCGAAGGGCAAGATCACTCCCGGCGGCCTGACGGATCGCTACCTCGCCGATTACCCGAACATGTTCGCCGACATGTCCGCTGGCAGCGGCCTGCTGGCCCTCACCCGCGATGAGGAGCACACCACCGCCTTCTTTCAGCGCCATCAGGACAAAGTCCTCTACGGCAGCGATTGCGCCGACCACTTGGGCCGCGGCCCCGGCTGCCAGGGCGCCGCCACCCTCGCCGCCATCCGCAAACTCGCCCCCAGCAAGGCCGTTGAGCGCAAAATCCTCTTCGAGAATTCCAAGAAGTTGTTCCGGCTGGCGTGA
- a CDS encoding DUF1553 domain-containing protein has translation MRRSDSICVFVLMLFGMSVTQAVEAKVQFNRDVRSILSNKCFRCHGFDEKSRKADLRLDQREGAIANHDGKQAVAPGKPQQSELIHRINTTEADDLMPPPESKQSLTSAEKNILRRWIAEGAEYEAHWSLIPPKPSSPPQNSIDDFILARLKQAGLKPAPAASRETLLRRVSLDLTGLPPTLAELDAFISDQDPQAYEHAVDRFLASKHFGERMAVEWLDAARYADTNGYFGDKTRSLWPWRDWVIDAYNRNLPFDKFTIEQLAGDLLPNATTAQRIATGFNRNHMANNESGIIDEEYRVEYVADRLETTGTTWLGLTIGCARCHDHKYDPITQREFYQLFAFFNNLPEQGLIKADNPPPLLSVPSTEQETKLQQLTEARKQAEHDFAPMAEALRQQIAQWEKSLILTASPSAKLVTHQDFNERIDARQVGTSFEYPSGILGQSAKFDATQHAEWDGQFDADAAWTIGVWLMADTSLSCVLSKIEPQGNRRGFEVIWQKGRFQINLVNRWGSKAIEAVTVEPVSAKKWHHLVLSYDGSRKAAGLKVFLNGKLAALNLLNDTLDDSFANTEPLRIGRRDSGLGFYGQLDELRVLQRTTTAEEAESWFWSERLRGIIAQPTAKRSSADATLLQDYFVDHQADATTKGSHLRVQKAKQAEAALRESIPTTLVMQEMDKPRTAHVLTRGQYDHPTDPVQPGVPVALSAWPANAPKNRLGFAKWLVSPDNPLTARVAVNRLWQQCFGEGLVRTVNDFGSQGEAPTHPELLDWLALRFMQSGWDVKALLKLIVMSATYQRSSQFSVRDPSNLLLARGPSFRLSAEMVRDQALAVSGLLVPHIGGPSVRPYQPPGLWEAVSYNGEETYVPDTTDGLWRRSLYSFWKRQSPPPALLTFDSPTREKCTVRRARTNTPLQALVLLNDETYVEAARALAAWTLSNQGVDESRLTIAFRRVTSRMPAADEIQTLTTMLRSQRTRFAAHREEASKLIAIGASKHGRDLDPVELAAWTVTLHALFNLDETITRR, from the coding sequence ATGCGCCGCTCTGATTCCATCTGCGTTTTCGTCCTCATGCTCTTCGGCATGAGCGTGACACAGGCGGTGGAGGCAAAGGTTCAGTTCAATCGCGACGTTCGTTCCATCCTCTCGAACAAGTGTTTTCGCTGCCACGGCTTCGATGAAAAGAGCCGCAAGGCGGACCTGCGGCTCGATCAACGTGAAGGAGCCATCGCGAATCACGATGGCAAACAGGCTGTGGCCCCCGGAAAGCCGCAGCAGAGCGAATTGATTCATCGCATCAACACCACCGAGGCCGATGATCTCATGCCTCCGCCGGAGTCAAAACAATCGCTGACCTCCGCGGAAAAGAACATCCTGCGGCGCTGGATCGCCGAAGGCGCGGAATACGAAGCCCACTGGTCCTTGATTCCTCCCAAACCGTCTTCCCCACCGCAGAACTCAATCGACGACTTCATCCTCGCTCGTTTGAAACAAGCAGGTCTCAAACCAGCACCCGCAGCCTCTCGCGAAACGCTGCTGCGCCGCGTCAGCCTCGATCTCACGGGCCTGCCACCGACTTTGGCGGAACTGGACGCCTTCATCTCCGACCAAGATCCGCAAGCCTACGAGCACGCGGTGGACCGGTTTCTAGCCTCAAAGCATTTCGGTGAGCGCATGGCCGTCGAATGGCTCGACGCGGCACGCTACGCCGACACCAACGGCTATTTCGGCGACAAGACACGCAGCCTGTGGCCGTGGCGCGACTGGGTGATCGACGCCTACAACCGCAACCTGCCCTTCGACAAGTTCACCATCGAGCAGCTTGCCGGTGATCTGCTGCCGAACGCCACCACCGCGCAGCGCATCGCCACCGGTTTCAATCGCAACCACATGGCCAACAACGAGAGCGGCATCATCGACGAGGAATACCGCGTCGAATACGTCGCTGACCGTCTCGAAACCACCGGCACCACCTGGCTCGGCCTCACCATCGGCTGCGCACGCTGCCACGATCACAAATACGATCCCATCACCCAGCGTGAGTTCTACCAGCTCTTCGCCTTCTTCAACAACCTGCCGGAGCAGGGCCTCATCAAAGCCGACAATCCACCGCCGTTGCTGAGCGTGCCTTCGACAGAACAGGAGACAAAGCTGCAACAACTCACCGAGGCCAGAAAACAAGCCGAGCATGATTTCGCCCCCATGGCAGAGGCTTTGCGCCAGCAGATCGCACAATGGGAAAAAAGCCTCATACTGACGGCGTCACCGAGCGCGAAGCTCGTGACGCATCAGGATTTCAACGAGCGCATCGATGCCAGGCAGGTCGGAACGAGCTTCGAGTATCCCAGCGGCATCCTCGGCCAGTCGGCCAAGTTCGATGCCACTCAACATGCCGAATGGGACGGTCAGTTCGATGCCGATGCCGCCTGGACCATCGGTGTGTGGCTGATGGCGGACACTTCGCTGAGCTGCGTGCTGTCCAAGATCGAACCGCAGGGCAATCGTCGCGGTTTCGAGGTGATCTGGCAGAAAGGCCGCTTCCAGATCAACCTAGTGAACCGCTGGGGATCGAAAGCCATCGAAGCCGTCACCGTGGAACCCGTCTCAGCGAAAAAATGGCATCATCTGGTGCTCAGCTATGATGGCTCACGCAAAGCCGCGGGCTTGAAAGTGTTCCTGAATGGCAAGCTGGCCGCGTTGAACCTCTTGAACGACACGCTGGATGACTCCTTCGCCAACACGGAACCGCTGCGCATCGGCCGACGCGATTCTGGACTCGGTTTCTACGGCCAGCTTGATGAGTTGCGTGTCTTGCAACGCACCACGACTGCTGAGGAGGCCGAATCGTGGTTCTGGAGCGAGCGGCTGCGTGGCATCATCGCCCAACCCACCGCGAAACGCAGCAGTGCTGACGCGACATTGCTTCAAGATTACTTTGTCGATCATCAAGCTGATGCCACGACGAAGGGGTCACATCTGCGCGTGCAGAAAGCGAAACAAGCCGAAGCCGCTCTGCGCGAAAGCATTCCCACCACGCTGGTGATGCAGGAGATGGACAAGCCGCGCACAGCTCATGTGCTGACTCGCGGCCAGTACGATCATCCGACCGATCCAGTACAGCCGGGTGTGCCAGTGGCCTTGTCAGCGTGGCCTGCAAACGCGCCGAAGAATCGTCTCGGCTTCGCCAAGTGGTTGGTCTCGCCCGACAATCCGCTCACAGCACGCGTGGCGGTGAATCGGCTCTGGCAGCAATGTTTTGGCGAAGGACTCGTGCGCACCGTGAATGACTTCGGCTCGCAAGGTGAAGCACCGACACATCCCGAACTGCTCGATTGGCTGGCCCTGCGCTTCATGCAGAGCGGCTGGGATGTGAAGGCGCTGCTCAAGCTCATCGTGATGAGCGCAACGTATCAGCGGAGTTCACAGTTCTCCGTGCGTGATCCCTCCAACCTGTTGCTCGCACGCGGCCCCTCCTTCCGCCTCAGCGCCGAAATGGTGCGCGATCAAGCGCTCGCAGTCTCGGGTCTGCTCGTGCCGCACATCGGGGGGCCAAGCGTGCGGCCCTATCAACCGCCCGGCCTGTGGGAGGCGGTGTCTTACAACGGCGAGGAAACTTATGTGCCCGATACCACTGACGGCCTGTGGCGGCGCAGCCTCTATTCTTTTTGGAAACGCCAGTCACCGCCCCCGGCCCTGCTCACCTTTGACAGCCCGACGCGTGAAAAATGCACCGTGCGCCGCGCCCGCACCAACACACCGCTGCAAGCGCTCGTGCTGCTCAATGACGAGACCTATGTTGAAGCTGCACGCGCTTTGGCGGCGTGGACACTGAGCAACCAAGGCGTGGACGAGTCACGACTGACCATTGCTTTCCGCCGTGTGACCTCCCGCATGCCTGCGGCGGATGAGATTCAAACACTCACAACAATGCTGCGCTCACAACGCACGCGCTTTGCCGCTCATCGTGAGGAAGCAAGCAAACTCATCGCCATCGGCGCTTCCAAGCATGGCCGCGACCTCGATCCCGTCGAGCTGGCCGCCTGGACGGTGACGCTGCACGCGCTGTTCAACCTCGACGAAACCATCACCCGCCGATGA
- a CDS encoding DUF1501 domain-containing protein, with protein MNLELTRRQLFGRASAGIGGAALATLLGEGRSFAAPHFAPKAKRVIYLFMHGGPSQLDLFDHKPGLKKLHGQEFPASVLGDQRLTGMTSGQKSKPVTASLFDFKQHGQSGAWMSELLPNMGRVADELCLIRSMNTEAINHDPGVTLLQTGHQQPGRPSFGAWASYGLGSENASLPAFVVLISRGSAARPADPLYARLWGSGFLPSNHQGVSFRSSGDPVLYLSNPPGIDSQSRREQLDAIQALNRRQFTQQLDPEIETRIAQYEMAYRMQTSVPDLISLRDESAATLDAYGPQSRVPGTFAANCLLARRMAESGVRFIQLYHRGWDQHYNLPSDLRLQCGDIDQPCAALISDLKQRGLLDDTLIVWGGEFGRTTYSQGKLEAANHGRDHHGRCFTMWLAGGGVKPGLQFGETDNFCFNIARDPVHVHDLNATLLHLLGIDHEHLTFRAEGRDYRLTDVHGRVMKALIA; from the coding sequence ATGAACCTCGAACTGACACGCCGGCAACTGTTTGGCAGAGCCTCCGCAGGCATTGGCGGCGCGGCGCTGGCTACGCTGCTGGGAGAGGGCCGTAGTTTCGCCGCGCCGCACTTCGCACCGAAGGCGAAGCGTGTGATTTACCTCTTCATGCACGGCGGGCCGTCGCAGCTCGATCTGTTTGACCACAAGCCCGGTTTGAAAAAGCTTCACGGCCAGGAGTTCCCCGCCTCCGTGCTCGGCGATCAGCGCCTCACCGGCATGACGAGCGGGCAAAAATCCAAACCCGTCACCGCTTCGCTATTTGATTTCAAACAGCATGGTCAATCCGGCGCGTGGATGAGCGAACTGCTGCCGAACATGGGCCGCGTGGCTGACGAACTGTGCCTCATCCGCTCCATGAACACCGAGGCGATCAATCACGATCCCGGCGTGACCTTGCTGCAAACCGGCCATCAGCAGCCAGGCCGCCCGAGCTTCGGTGCCTGGGCCAGTTATGGTCTTGGCAGCGAAAACGCGAGCCTGCCAGCCTTCGTGGTGCTCATCTCACGCGGCAGCGCGGCACGTCCCGCTGATCCGCTTTATGCACGACTGTGGGGTTCCGGCTTTCTGCCATCGAATCATCAAGGCGTCAGCTTCCGTAGCAGCGGCGATCCCGTTTTATATCTCTCCAATCCGCCTGGCATCGACTCACAGTCGCGTCGTGAACAACTCGATGCCATCCAGGCGCTCAACCGCCGTCAATTCACGCAGCAGCTCGATCCCGAGATCGAAACCCGCATCGCGCAGTATGAGATGGCCTACCGCATGCAGACCAGCGTGCCCGATTTGATCAGCCTGCGCGATGAAAGCGCCGCCACCCTCGATGCCTACGGCCCGCAATCACGCGTGCCCGGCACCTTCGCGGCGAACTGCCTGCTCGCACGTCGCATGGCGGAAAGCGGCGTACGTTTCATCCAGCTTTACCATCGCGGCTGGGACCAGCACTACAACCTGCCCAGCGACCTGCGCCTGCAATGCGGCGACATCGACCAGCCCTGCGCCGCCTTGATCAGCGATCTCAAGCAACGCGGCCTGCTGGATGACACGCTCATCGTCTGGGGCGGCGAATTTGGCCGCACCACCTATTCCCAGGGCAAATTGGAAGCCGCCAATCACGGCCGCGATCATCATGGCCGCTGCTTTACGATGTGGCTGGCCGGTGGCGGCGTGAAACCCGGCCTCCAGTTCGGCGAAACCGACAACTTCTGCTTCAACATCGCCCGCGATCCCGTGCATGTGCATGATTTGAACGCCACGCTGCTGCATCTCCTCGGCATCGACCACGAGCACCTCACCTTCCGCGCCGAAGGCCGCGACTACCGCCTCACCGACGTGCATGGGCGGGTGATGAAGGCGCTCATCGCATGA